AGTTGATAAATGAGTTGCGGATGTCCTGCTCGGTGAGTGATCTCATGGGGAGGTCTCCTGGGGCTGAGGATCGGATGTGATTCCTAGGGGCATTAGGTTTGAGCCTAGGGTAGGTAGCCCGGGGGAGGGGGAGCCAGTGGATTTCCGGGACGTCGGGTCACCGCGGGCGCGGGCGGCGCTGGGGCATGTGGCGGGCCGTTCTGCCGGTCCGGCCGTCGACCGGGACCTGCGCATCACGCTCAACTTCCACCCGGACCGGCTGGTCGGCGGGGTCCCCATCCTCGATGCGCTGGCCCGGGACGGCATGTACCACTCGCAGTTCGTCACGGGCGTGAGCAACGGCGGCCTCACCGCACATCCCGGCGGCGACCGCTGGCGCTGGGAGCGCCGGATCTTCGGCGGGGCGTACGACGACGCCGACCCGCGGGACCGGCCCGTGTACGGCGCTCTGAACTTCCGGCGCCAAGTGGTCGGCGCGGCCCCACGGTTCGGGTCCTCGCACTTCCGGCTGACCGGCGCGACGCTCGCCCGCGCCACCTTCTGCTACCCCGACAGCGCGGCCGAGCCCGCCGACTTCGGTGTGGCCGCCGGTATGTCCCTGATCGCCCTGGCGGAGGCGGACCGGCAAGACGCGCTCAACGACTACATCGAGGCGCAGGTCCACGGCGGCGTCGTCCTCGCCCGGGACGTGGAGGCGCTCGTCCTGGACGCGAGCTACCGGGGCACCGCGGTCGAGGCGGCGGCCCGCGCGCTGCCCTTCCCGCTCGAATGGCACCGCGGCTACCGGCTCACCGCGGCCGAGTTGCGCAGCCACGCGGACTACCGCGGCCCCGCCTACGCCGACCTGGGCGCCCGGATCGCCGAGGAGGGCCGCCTCGACCCGCGGATCATCGGAAACGCGGCCCGCACGGGACACCACGAACTCCAGCACCTGAAAATGGTGTGGCACACCCTCGCCCGCTTCGGCGCCCCGGAGGGAGCCGGTACAGCCTGTTCCGGCACGGCCGGCGCCGGCGGCCACACCCCGGGGGTGAGGACGCCCAGCGCATAGGCGCGGGCGACCAGTTCCGCGCGGTTCGCCGCGTTCATGTTCTCCCCGGCGCCGCTCACCGGGTCCGCCGCCGGCTCTTCGTACGAACCTCCTGCATCTTCACCCGGCAACAGGATGCGCCGACTGCGCGACATCGTGGACGGCTCGCAGGTGGGCGACCAGTCGGGGCGGGGCGTCCAGCCGCGCCAGCAGCTCGGCGGCCTCGTGGGGGAGCCCCATGAAGATGCGTACTCAAGCCCTCTTGCCCGTTCTTGACCGCGGCGACAGTTCGCGGACGGCGCCGGGCGTGCGGGGTGCGTTCCGTACTCTGTACCGGGAACGCGCACCGGACGCCGACGTGGTGGTTGCCGAGCGGTGGCTCAACGGGCCGATGGACGAGGGGCGTTACGTCGGGGACGCGTATGCCGCAGGGTGGTCGAAGGGGAGGGGTGGGCGCACGGTGGTGGACTCATGGGAGCGGGCGCGAAACGTCCTGGAGGCGGCGGAGATCCCGCCCGACCGCCTCGCTCGCCTCCGCCCGCTGCACGGCGGCACGTACAACACGGTCGAGGAACTCCGGCTCACCGACGGCACCCGTTACGTGCTGAAGATCCCACCCGCGGAGACCACGCCCGGCCTGCGGCACGAGCGTGAACTCCTCGTCTCCGAGGCGGAGTTCTACGACGGGGCCGCCAAGGCGGACGTATCGGCGCCGCGCGTCGTGGCGGTCGGCGGGGACGCGGGCGTACGTCATCTGCTGATGACCGCCTGCCCGGGCGACCCGTGGGACGATGCGCTCACCGACGCCGAACGGGTCGCCCTGCGCGCGGAGTTGGGCCGTCAGGTGGCCCGGCTCCACCGGGTGACGGGCTCCGGCTTCGGCTACCCGTCCGGCGCCCTGGGCCCCCTCGTCGGCGACTGGCGGACGGCCTTCACCGGCATGCTCGACGCCGTACTCGACGACGCCCGCGACTACCGCGCCCGGCTGCCCCGTCCCGCCGACGAGGTGGCCCGCACCCTCCGGGCCGCCTACCCCGCCCTCGACGAGGTCGCCGTCCCGTACCTCGTCCACTTCGACCTCTGGCAGGGCAACATCCTGGTGGACCGCTCGACGGGGGCGGCCCGTATCGGCGGCCTCATCGACGGGGAGCGGATGTTCTGGGGCGACCCGCTGGCCGACTTCGTCTCCCTGGCGCTGCTGGGTGACATCGAGAAGGACGAGGACTTCCTGGCGGGCTACCGGGAGGCCGGAGGCCGCGCCGTCTTCGACACTCCGGCCCGCCTACGTCTGGCCCTCTACCGCAGCTACCTCTACCTGATCATGATCACCGAGACGGTCCCACGGGCGACGGGCGAGGAGCGCGACGGCTGGGTCCAGACCGTGGTCGCGCCCGAACTCCTCCTCGCCCTCGACGAGATCCAGGAGCTGGCTCCTCGCTGACCCGGCGAGAATCCTCCTTAATTCAGTCCATGAACTAAGGGGTCGAAGAAGGGTGCGCCGAACCGGTCCGCGAAGGTATGTTGCAGGTCGGGCAGGGTTCGAAGGGAGCCACATGACGGCGCGGAACGGGCGCACGGTACGCGACCTCAGACGGGGCAACCGTACGGCCGTACTGCAACGGCTGTA
This genomic window from Streptomyces sp. DG2A-72 contains:
- a CDS encoding DUF3626 domain-containing protein, whose protein sequence is MDFRDVGSPRARAALGHVAGRSAGPAVDRDLRITLNFHPDRLVGGVPILDALARDGMYHSQFVTGVSNGGLTAHPGGDRWRWERRIFGGAYDDADPRDRPVYGALNFRRQVVGAAPRFGSSHFRLTGATLARATFCYPDSAAEPADFGVAAGMSLIALAEADRQDALNDYIEAQVHGGVVLARDVEALVLDASYRGTAVEAAARALPFPLEWHRGYRLTAAELRSHADYRGPAYADLGARIAEEGRLDPRIIGNAARTGHHELQHLKMVWHTLARFGAPEGAGTACSGTAGAGGHTPGVRTPSA
- a CDS encoding phosphotransferase family protein encodes the protein MVDSWERARNVLEAAEIPPDRLARLRPLHGGTYNTVEELRLTDGTRYVLKIPPAETTPGLRHERELLVSEAEFYDGAAKADVSAPRVVAVGGDAGVRHLLMTACPGDPWDDALTDAERVALRAELGRQVARLHRVTGSGFGYPSGALGPLVGDWRTAFTGMLDAVLDDARDYRARLPRPADEVARTLRAAYPALDEVAVPYLVHFDLWQGNILVDRSTGAARIGGLIDGERMFWGDPLADFVSLALLGDIEKDEDFLAGYREAGGRAVFDTPARLRLALYRSYLYLIMITETVPRATGEERDGWVQTVVAPELLLALDEIQELAPR